Proteins co-encoded in one Lynx canadensis isolate LIC74 chromosome C1, mLynCan4.pri.v2, whole genome shotgun sequence genomic window:
- the ATP13A2 gene encoding polyamine-transporting ATPase 13A2 isoform X1 has protein sequence MSADSSPLVGSTPAGYGTLTIETSVDPLSSSVSSVRLSGYCGSPWRVIGYHIVVWMMAGVPLLLFRWKPVWRVRLRLRPCNLARAETLVIEIRDKEDNSWQLYTVQVQTEAISESSLELPAQVQAEDGRSQAAVGAVPEGAWKDTTQFCRNEEAQRKLRYYLFRGQRYVWIESQQAFCQVSLLDHGRTCDDVRRSCSGLSLQEQAVRKTIYGPNVISVPVKSYPQLLVDEALNPYYGFQAFSIGLWLADRYYSYALCILLISTASICLSLYKTRKQSQTLRDMVQLSTRVCVCRPGGEEEWVDSSELVPGDCLVLPQEGGLVPCDAALVAGECMVNESSLTGESVPVLKTALPEGPVPYCPETHRRHTLFCGTLVLQARAFVGPHVLAVVTRTGFCTAKGGLVSSILHPRPISFKFYRHSMKFVAALSVLALLGTIYSIFVLHRNRVPLNEIVIRALDLVTVVVPPALPAAMTVCTLYAQSRLRSQGIFCIHPLRINLGGKLQLVCFDKTGTLTEDGLDVMGVVPLKGQAFLPLVPEPRRLPVGPLLRALATCHALTRLQDTPVGDPMDLKMVESTGWVLEEGPAADSAFGAQVLAVMKPPLREPQLQGVEPPAPVSVLSRFPFSSALQRMDVVVAWPGAAQPEAYVKGAPELVAGLCDPKTVPTDFAQMLQSYTAAGYRVVALASKPLPIAPSLEAAQRLTRDTVEQDLSLLGLLVMRNLLKPQTTPVIRALRRTRIRTVMVTGDNLQTAVTVAQGCGMVGPQERLVLVHATPPERGQPASLELLPLESSTATNGAKDLGQAASCTMEPDPRSSHLALSGSTFGVLMKHFPKLLPKVLVQGTVFARMAPEQKTELVCELQKLQYCVGMCGDGANDCGALKAADVGISLSQAEASVVSPFTSSMASIECVPMVIREGRCSLDTSFSVFKYMALYSLTQFISVLILYTINTNLGDLQFLAIDLVITTTVAVLMSRTGPAPALGRARPPGALLSAPVLSSLLLQVALVAGVQLGGYFLTVAQPWFVPLNKTVPAPDNLPNYENTVVFSLSSFQYLILAAAVSKGAPFRRPLYTNVPFLMALALLGSVLVGLLLVPGLLQGPLGLRNIADTCFKLLLLGLVACNFVGAFMLESVLDQCLPACLRRLRPKKVSKKRFKQLERELAEQPWPPPAGPAR, from the exons ATGAGCGCAG ACAGCAGCCCTCTCGTGGGCAGCACGCCCGCCGGTTATGGGACCCTGACGATAGAGACATCTGTAGATCCCCTCAGCTCCTCAGTTTCATCCGTG AGGCTCAGCGGTTACTGTGGCAGTCCATGGAGGGTCATAGGCTATCACATCGTGGTCTGGATGATGGCAGGGGTCCCTTTGCTGCTGTTCCGCTGGAAGCCGGTGTGGCGGGTGCGGCTGCGGCTCCGGCCCTGCAACCTGGCCCGCGCCGAAACACTCGTCATCGAAATAAGAGACAAAGAG GATAATTCGTGGCAGCTGTATACTGTGCAGGTGCAGACTGAGGCCATCAGTGAGAGCAG cCTGGAGCTGCCTGCCCAGGTCCAGGCGGAGGACGGCCGGAGCCAGGCGGCTGTGGGGGCAGTGCCAGAGGGTGCATGGAAGGACACCACCCAGTTCTGCAGGAACGAAGAGGCA CAGCGGAAGCTGCGATATTACCTCTTCCGGGGCCAGCGCTACGTCTGGATCGAGAGCCAACAGGCCTTCTGCCAAGTCAG cctGCTGGACCACGGCCGCACCTGTGACGACGTCCGCCGCTCCTGCTCCGGCCTCAGCCTCCAGGAGCAAGCCGTGAG GAAGACCATCTATGGCCCCAACGTGATCAGCGTGCCGGTCAAGTCCTATCCCCAGCTGCTGGTGGACGAG gcactGAACCCCTACTATGGGTTCCAGGCCTTCAGCATTGGGCTGTGGCTGGCGGACCGCTACTACTCATATGCCCTTTGCATACTGCTCATCTCCACTGCCTCCATCTGTCTGTCGCTCTACAAGACCAGAAAG CAAAGCCAGACTCTGAGGGACATGGTGCAGCTGTCCACACGGGTGTGCGTGTGCCGGCCCGGGGGAG AGGAGGAGTGGGTGGACTCCAGCGAGCTGGTGCCTGGAGACTGCCTGGTGCTGCCCCAGGAAGGCGGCCTGGTGCCCTGCGACGCTGCCCTGGTGGCTGGGGAGTGCATGGTCAACGAGAGCTCTCTGACAG GGGAGAGCGTTCCAGTGCTGAAGACGGCCCTGCCGGAAGGACCGGTGCCCTACTGCCCCGAGACCCACCGGCGGCACACGCTCTTCTGTGGGACCCTCGTCCTGCAGGCCCGGGCCTTTGTTGGACCCCACGTCCTGGCGGTGGTGACTCGAACAG GGTTCTGCACAGCCAAAGGGGGCCTGGTGAGCTCCATCTTGCATCCCCGGCCCATCAGCTTCAAGTTCTACAGACACAGCATGAAGTTTGTGGCCGCCCTCTCTGTCCTGG CTCTCCTCGGCACTATCTACAGCATCTTCGTCCTTCACCGCAACCGG GTGCCTCTGAATGAGATCGTGATCCGCGCTCTGGACCTGGTGACGGTCGTGGTGCCCCCCGCCCTGCCAGCCGCCATGACCGTGTGCACGCTTTACGCCCAGAGCCGGCTCCGGAGTCAGGGTATCTTCTGTATCCACCCGCTGCGCATCAACCTGGGGGGCAAGCTCCAGCTGGTGTGTTTCGACAAG ACGGGCACCCTCACGGAGGACGGCTTGGATGTGATGGGCGTGGTGCCCCTAAAAGGGCAGGCGTTCCTGCCTCTGGTCCCGGAGCCCCGCCGCCTGCCCGTGGGGCCCCTGCTCCGAGCGCTGGCCACCTGCCACGCCCTCACCCGGCTCCAGGACACCCCGGTGGGCGACCCCATGGACCTCAAGATGGTGGAATCTACTGGCTGG GTCCTGGAGGAGGGGCCGGCCGCAGACTCGGCATTCGGGGCCCAGGTCCTGGCGGTGATGAAACCCCCGCTTCGGGAGCCCCAGCTGCAGGGCGTG GAGCCCCCGGCACCCGTCAGCGTCCTCAGCCGCTTCCCGTTCTCGTCAGCCCTGCAGCGCATGGACGTGGTGGTGGCGTGGCCGGGGGCCGCACAGCCGGAGGCCTATGTCAAGGGCGCCCCTGAGCTGGTGGCAGGCCTCTGCGACCCCAAGACAG TGCCCACGGACTTCGCCCAGATGCTGCAGAGCTACACGGCCGCCGGCTACCGCGTCGTGGCCCTCGCCAGCAAACCGCTGCCCATCGCGCCCAGCCTGGAGGCCGCTCAGCGACTGACCAG GGACACCGTGGAGCAGGACCTGAGCCTCCTGGGGCTGCTCGTCATGAGGAACCTGCTGAAGCCGCAGACCACACCGGTCATCCGGGCTCTGCGGAGGACCCGCATCCGCACTGTCATGGTGACAG GGGACAACCTGCAGACGGCCGTCACCGTGGCCCAGGGTTGCGGCATGGTGGGCCCCCAGGAGCGTCTGGTCCTCGTCCACGCCACCCCCCCCGAGCGAGGCCAGCCTGCCTCCCTCGAGCTCCTGCCACTAGAATCCTCCACGGCTACGAACGGGGCTAAG GATCTTGGCCAGGCCGCAAGCTGCACCATGGAGCCAGACCCCCGATCCAGCCACCTGGCCCTCAGCGGGTCCACCTTTGGTGTCCTTATGAAGCACTTCCCCAAGCTGCTGCCCAAG GTCCTGGTCCAGGGCACTGTCTTTGCCCGCATGGCTCCTGAGCAGAAGACAGAGCTGGTTTGTGAGCTCCAGAAGCTTCA GTACTGCGTGGGCATGTGTGGGGACGGCGCCAATGACTGTGGGGCCCTGAAGGCGGCCGACGTGGGCATCTCGCTCTCCCAGGCCGAGGCCTCTGTGGTCTCGCCCTTCACCTCGAGCATGGCCAGCATCGAGTGTGTGCCCATGGTCATCAG GGAAGGCCGGTGTTCCCTCGACACGTCGTTCAGCGTCTTCAAGTACATGGCTCTGTACAGCCTGACCCAGTTCATCTCCGTCCTGATCCTCTACACG aTCAACACCAACCTGGGCGACCTGCAGTTCCTGGCCATCGACCTGGTCATCACCACCACGGTGGCAGTGCTCATGAGCCGCACGGGGCCGGCGCCGGCGCTGGGGCGGGCGCGGCCGCCGGGGGCCCTGCTCAGTGCGCCCGTGCTGAGCAGCCTCCTGCTGCAGGTGGCCCTGGTGGCCGGCGTGCAGCTGGGGGGCTACTTCCTGACCGTGGCCCAACCCTG GTTCGTGCCCCTGAACAAGACCGTGCCCGCGCCAGACAACCTGCCCAACTACGAGAACACGGTGGTCTTCTCGCTGTCCAGCTTCCAGTACCTCATCCTGGCCGCCGCTGTGTCCAAGGGGGCGCCCTTCCGCCGGCCGCTCTACACCAACG TGCCCTTCCTGATGGCCCTGGCGCTCCTGGGCTCCGTCCTGGTGGGCCTCCTCCTGGTCCCTGGCCTCCTGCAAGGCCCGCTGGGGCTGAGGAACATCGCTGACACCTGCTtcaagctgctgctgctgggcctGGTGGCCTGCAACTTCGTGGGGGCCTTCATGCTGGAG AGCGTGCTGGACCAGTGCCTCCCGGCCTGCCTGCGGCGGCTCCGACCCAAAAAGGTCTCGAAGAAGCGTTTCAAGCAGCTGGAGCGGGAGCTGGCCGAGCAGCCCTGGCCGCCGCCCGCCGGGCCCGCGAGGTAG
- the ATP13A2 gene encoding polyamine-transporting ATPase 13A2 isoform X2: MSADSSPLVGSTPAGYGTLTIETSVDPLSSSVSSVRLSGYCGSPWRVIGYHIVVWMMAGVPLLLFRWKPVWRVRLRLRPCNLARAETLVIEIRDKEDNSWQLYTVQVQTEAISESSLELPAQVQAEDGRSQAAVGAVPEGAWKDTTQFCRNEEAQRKLRYYLFRGQRYVWIESQQAFCQVSLLDHGRTCDDVRRSCSGLSLQEQAVRKTIYGPNVISVPVKSYPQLLVDEALNPYYGFQAFSIGLWLADRYYSYALCILLISTASICLSLYKTRKQSQTLRDMVQLSTRVCVCRPGGEEEWVDSSELVPGDCLVLPQEGGLVPCDAALVAGECMVNESSLTGESVPVLKTALPEGPVPYCPETHRRHTLFCGTLVLQARAFVGPHVLAVVTRTGFCTAKGGLVSSILHPRPISFKFYRHSMKFVAALSVLALLGTIYSIFVLHRNRVPLNEIVIRALDLVTVVVPPALPAAMTVCTLYAQSRLRSQGIFCIHPLRINLGGKLQLVCFDKTGTLTEDGLDVMGVVPLKGQAFLPLVPEPRRLPVGPLLRALATCHALTRLQDTPVGDPMDLKMVESTGWVLEEGPAADSAFGAQVLAVMKPPLREPQLQGVEPPAPVSVLSRFPFSSALQRMDVVVAWPGAAQPEAYVKGAPELVAGLCDPKTVPTDFAQMLQSYTAAGYRVVALASKPLPIAPSLEAAQRLTRDTVEQDLSLLGLLVMRNLLKPQTTPVIRALRRTRIRTVMVTGDNLQTAVTVAQGCGMVGPQERLVLVHATPPERGQPASLELLPLESSTATNGAKDLGQAASCTMEPDPRSSHLALSGSTFGVLMKHFPKLLPKVLVQGTVFARMAPEQKTELVCELQKLQYCVGMCGDGANDCGALKAADVGISLSQAEASVVSPFTSSMASIEEGRCSLDTSFSVFKYMALYSLTQFISVLILYTINTNLGDLQFLAIDLVITTTVAVLMSRTGPAPALGRARPPGALLSAPVLSSLLLQVALVAGVQLGGYFLTVAQPWFVPLNKTVPAPDNLPNYENTVVFSLSSFQYLILAAAVSKGAPFRRPLYTNVPFLMALALLGSVLVGLLLVPGLLQGPLGLRNIADTCFKLLLLGLVACNFVGAFMLESVLDQCLPACLRRLRPKKVSKKRFKQLERELAEQPWPPPAGPAR, from the exons ATGAGCGCAG ACAGCAGCCCTCTCGTGGGCAGCACGCCCGCCGGTTATGGGACCCTGACGATAGAGACATCTGTAGATCCCCTCAGCTCCTCAGTTTCATCCGTG AGGCTCAGCGGTTACTGTGGCAGTCCATGGAGGGTCATAGGCTATCACATCGTGGTCTGGATGATGGCAGGGGTCCCTTTGCTGCTGTTCCGCTGGAAGCCGGTGTGGCGGGTGCGGCTGCGGCTCCGGCCCTGCAACCTGGCCCGCGCCGAAACACTCGTCATCGAAATAAGAGACAAAGAG GATAATTCGTGGCAGCTGTATACTGTGCAGGTGCAGACTGAGGCCATCAGTGAGAGCAG cCTGGAGCTGCCTGCCCAGGTCCAGGCGGAGGACGGCCGGAGCCAGGCGGCTGTGGGGGCAGTGCCAGAGGGTGCATGGAAGGACACCACCCAGTTCTGCAGGAACGAAGAGGCA CAGCGGAAGCTGCGATATTACCTCTTCCGGGGCCAGCGCTACGTCTGGATCGAGAGCCAACAGGCCTTCTGCCAAGTCAG cctGCTGGACCACGGCCGCACCTGTGACGACGTCCGCCGCTCCTGCTCCGGCCTCAGCCTCCAGGAGCAAGCCGTGAG GAAGACCATCTATGGCCCCAACGTGATCAGCGTGCCGGTCAAGTCCTATCCCCAGCTGCTGGTGGACGAG gcactGAACCCCTACTATGGGTTCCAGGCCTTCAGCATTGGGCTGTGGCTGGCGGACCGCTACTACTCATATGCCCTTTGCATACTGCTCATCTCCACTGCCTCCATCTGTCTGTCGCTCTACAAGACCAGAAAG CAAAGCCAGACTCTGAGGGACATGGTGCAGCTGTCCACACGGGTGTGCGTGTGCCGGCCCGGGGGAG AGGAGGAGTGGGTGGACTCCAGCGAGCTGGTGCCTGGAGACTGCCTGGTGCTGCCCCAGGAAGGCGGCCTGGTGCCCTGCGACGCTGCCCTGGTGGCTGGGGAGTGCATGGTCAACGAGAGCTCTCTGACAG GGGAGAGCGTTCCAGTGCTGAAGACGGCCCTGCCGGAAGGACCGGTGCCCTACTGCCCCGAGACCCACCGGCGGCACACGCTCTTCTGTGGGACCCTCGTCCTGCAGGCCCGGGCCTTTGTTGGACCCCACGTCCTGGCGGTGGTGACTCGAACAG GGTTCTGCACAGCCAAAGGGGGCCTGGTGAGCTCCATCTTGCATCCCCGGCCCATCAGCTTCAAGTTCTACAGACACAGCATGAAGTTTGTGGCCGCCCTCTCTGTCCTGG CTCTCCTCGGCACTATCTACAGCATCTTCGTCCTTCACCGCAACCGG GTGCCTCTGAATGAGATCGTGATCCGCGCTCTGGACCTGGTGACGGTCGTGGTGCCCCCCGCCCTGCCAGCCGCCATGACCGTGTGCACGCTTTACGCCCAGAGCCGGCTCCGGAGTCAGGGTATCTTCTGTATCCACCCGCTGCGCATCAACCTGGGGGGCAAGCTCCAGCTGGTGTGTTTCGACAAG ACGGGCACCCTCACGGAGGACGGCTTGGATGTGATGGGCGTGGTGCCCCTAAAAGGGCAGGCGTTCCTGCCTCTGGTCCCGGAGCCCCGCCGCCTGCCCGTGGGGCCCCTGCTCCGAGCGCTGGCCACCTGCCACGCCCTCACCCGGCTCCAGGACACCCCGGTGGGCGACCCCATGGACCTCAAGATGGTGGAATCTACTGGCTGG GTCCTGGAGGAGGGGCCGGCCGCAGACTCGGCATTCGGGGCCCAGGTCCTGGCGGTGATGAAACCCCCGCTTCGGGAGCCCCAGCTGCAGGGCGTG GAGCCCCCGGCACCCGTCAGCGTCCTCAGCCGCTTCCCGTTCTCGTCAGCCCTGCAGCGCATGGACGTGGTGGTGGCGTGGCCGGGGGCCGCACAGCCGGAGGCCTATGTCAAGGGCGCCCCTGAGCTGGTGGCAGGCCTCTGCGACCCCAAGACAG TGCCCACGGACTTCGCCCAGATGCTGCAGAGCTACACGGCCGCCGGCTACCGCGTCGTGGCCCTCGCCAGCAAACCGCTGCCCATCGCGCCCAGCCTGGAGGCCGCTCAGCGACTGACCAG GGACACCGTGGAGCAGGACCTGAGCCTCCTGGGGCTGCTCGTCATGAGGAACCTGCTGAAGCCGCAGACCACACCGGTCATCCGGGCTCTGCGGAGGACCCGCATCCGCACTGTCATGGTGACAG GGGACAACCTGCAGACGGCCGTCACCGTGGCCCAGGGTTGCGGCATGGTGGGCCCCCAGGAGCGTCTGGTCCTCGTCCACGCCACCCCCCCCGAGCGAGGCCAGCCTGCCTCCCTCGAGCTCCTGCCACTAGAATCCTCCACGGCTACGAACGGGGCTAAG GATCTTGGCCAGGCCGCAAGCTGCACCATGGAGCCAGACCCCCGATCCAGCCACCTGGCCCTCAGCGGGTCCACCTTTGGTGTCCTTATGAAGCACTTCCCCAAGCTGCTGCCCAAG GTCCTGGTCCAGGGCACTGTCTTTGCCCGCATGGCTCCTGAGCAGAAGACAGAGCTGGTTTGTGAGCTCCAGAAGCTTCA GTACTGCGTGGGCATGTGTGGGGACGGCGCCAATGACTGTGGGGCCCTGAAGGCGGCCGACGTGGGCATCTCGCTCTCCCAGGCCGAGGCCTCTGTGGTCTCGCCCTTCACCTCGAGCATGGCCAGCATCGA GGAAGGCCGGTGTTCCCTCGACACGTCGTTCAGCGTCTTCAAGTACATGGCTCTGTACAGCCTGACCCAGTTCATCTCCGTCCTGATCCTCTACACG aTCAACACCAACCTGGGCGACCTGCAGTTCCTGGCCATCGACCTGGTCATCACCACCACGGTGGCAGTGCTCATGAGCCGCACGGGGCCGGCGCCGGCGCTGGGGCGGGCGCGGCCGCCGGGGGCCCTGCTCAGTGCGCCCGTGCTGAGCAGCCTCCTGCTGCAGGTGGCCCTGGTGGCCGGCGTGCAGCTGGGGGGCTACTTCCTGACCGTGGCCCAACCCTG GTTCGTGCCCCTGAACAAGACCGTGCCCGCGCCAGACAACCTGCCCAACTACGAGAACACGGTGGTCTTCTCGCTGTCCAGCTTCCAGTACCTCATCCTGGCCGCCGCTGTGTCCAAGGGGGCGCCCTTCCGCCGGCCGCTCTACACCAACG TGCCCTTCCTGATGGCCCTGGCGCTCCTGGGCTCCGTCCTGGTGGGCCTCCTCCTGGTCCCTGGCCTCCTGCAAGGCCCGCTGGGGCTGAGGAACATCGCTGACACCTGCTtcaagctgctgctgctgggcctGGTGGCCTGCAACTTCGTGGGGGCCTTCATGCTGGAG AGCGTGCTGGACCAGTGCCTCCCGGCCTGCCTGCGGCGGCTCCGACCCAAAAAGGTCTCGAAGAAGCGTTTCAAGCAGCTGGAGCGGGAGCTGGCCGAGCAGCCCTGGCCGCCGCCCGCCGGGCCCGCGAGGTAG